ATCGGGCAGGCGGCGCATCAGGCGCGCATAGTCCTTGGTGGCGATGAAGCTGCCTTTCTGGTAGCTGGGTGGGTCCACGACGATCAGGTCGTACGGCCCGCTGCGGTTGATCTTGCCCCAGCTGCTGAAAATATCGTGGGCGGCAAAGCTGGCGCCGGCCTTGACGCCGTTGAGCTGATGGTTGTGCTGACCCGTGGCCAGAGCGCTCTTGCTCATGTCCATATTGAGAATCTGACCGGCACCGGCCAGCTTCGCTACGACCGAGAACGCGCAGGTGTAGGCAAACAGATTGAGCACCTTCATGCGCGCGGGCCGCTCATGGGCCAGCACCTGTCGGCGCACCCAGTCGCGGCCGGCGGCCATGTCGAGGAACAGGCCGTGGTTCTGCCCGCGTGCGATATGGATCAGATAGCGGGCGCCGTTCTCGGTCACCACATGCGGCTCGGGCAACTCGCCGGCCATGACGCGGGTTTCGACCTTGCCGCCGCTTTCGCGGCTCTGGAAGGCCCAGGTCAGAGGCAGCCCGGCCGGGGCGATCTGCTGCCAGCGCTGCTCAAGTGCCTGACCGATCTGGCTCAGCTGGGCTTCCTCCATGGGGGCAAAGCTGGTCAGCACGATGACGGGTGCAAAGGCATCCAGCGAGATCTGCTCGCAGCCCGGATACCGCCCGCCGCGGCCATGAAAGATGCGCTGGGCATCGGTAGGAAAAGGCATCTGGGCAATGGCGTCGAGCAGGGCTTGCATGGAGAGAAAACAGTCACACGGTCAAACAGGCCGCCAGTGTAGGCAATGCAGCGAGCTCCGGTTGCCGGGGCGGCACATGCCCCTTGCAATGGTTGGCGGCCCGGGCAGCAGCAAATCGTCCAGGGGCTCGCGCGGCCCGTGGCCGTTCACTCAGTGGTAGACGCGCCGCACATCGAAGAAACAGCTTTCGGTGCCGCCAATGCCTTGCAAAGCGGCTTCAGCTGCGGCGCGGGCGGCTTTCATCCAGAGCTGGAATGTGAGCTTGGCGTCGTCGGTGATTTCTTCGGGCGGGGTGTCCTCCAGGCCCTGCACCAGAGACAGGGCTTCGCCGACCTGTTCTTCCCCGCCCAGCTGGCGGGCCAGCACGCGGGCATAACGCGCCTCGGCCTGCTGGCGCTTGTCCTCGGGCAGCTCGGGGTAGTCGCACAGAGAGACGGTGAAATGGGCTTCTTGCATGTCCGTATATCCACAGTGTTTTGACTGTGTAAATATACAGTAATTAACTGTTTTTGTATCCAGTCTTTTAAAAATTTTTGCGTGGGTCCAAAGACGGCGTTTGTAGACTGTGTGCATGAATCACGCTGCTTCGCTGCCATTTCCCGGCCATGCCTTGTTTGTCACACGCATCGGTGCATGCGGGCTGGCCTGGAATGCCAGTGCCATCTGTGCCGTGCAGCTGCCCGAGGCCAGCTGGGGCGAAACCCGGGAGCGCATGCTGCTGGGCCTGTCCAAGCGCCATGCGCTGCAGCGCCAGCGCGGGCCTGCGGCCTATGGCGCCGTGACCTCCGTCTCCGCTGTTCCGGGCTTTGCCGTGCAGGCCATGGCCGGGGTGCAGTGTCTGCTGGCTGGCGTGAACTCGCAAAGCGAGCAGGGCTGGGCGCAGCTCGGCGCAGAGGCTGCGGTGGTCGGCGTGCTGGGCGATATGCGGCAGGCCTTTGCGCATGGGCCGGGCGGCGTTCTGCCTGACCTGCTGGAGATTGCGCTCGATGAATTTGCCGTCCCTGCATTTCACAGCCGGGTCTATGCCTTCACGCGCGCCCTGGCGCCGGGACGG
This window of the Comamonas testosteroni genome carries:
- a CDS encoding class I SAM-dependent methyltransferase produces the protein MQALLDAIAQMPFPTDAQRIFHGRGGRYPGCEQISLDAFAPVIVLTSFAPMEEAQLSQIGQALEQRWQQIAPAGLPLTWAFQSRESGGKVETRVMAGELPEPHVVTENGARYLIHIARGQNHGLFLDMAAGRDWVRRQVLAHERPARMKVLNLFAYTCAFSVVAKLAGAGQILNMDMSKSALATGQHNHQLNGVKAGASFAAHDIFSSWGKINRSGPYDLIVVDPPSYQKGSFIATKDYARLMRRLPDLLVPGGQVLLCLNAPELGTDFLREQMAEIAPELQFVERLANPAVFADVDEERSLKVLVYRAPALTEAQQP
- a CDS encoding methylated-DNA--[protein]-cysteine S-methyltransferase yields the protein MNHAASLPFPGHALFVTRIGACGLAWNASAICAVQLPEASWGETRERMLLGLSKRHALQRQRGPAAYGAVTSVSAVPGFAVQAMAGVQCLLAGVNSQSEQGWAQLGAEAAVVGVLGDMRQAFAHGPGGVLPDLLEIALDEFAVPAFHSRVYAFTRALAPGRTSTYGEVASALGEPGAARAVGQALGANPFAPIVPCHRVLAAGRSPGGFSGGQGALTKLRMLEIEGGAWGGTQSLFAD